The Rhodococcus rhodochrous DNA window CGGCATTGGCGGTCACGCGGAACGACGCGATGCTGCCGTCGGCCTGACGGTAGGCCTTGAGGCCCTCGAAGATCGCCTGCCCGTAGTGCAGGACCATCGCGGCCGGGTCGAGCGGGATCGGCGCGTACGGCTCGACTTTCGCGTCGTGCCAGCCGATTCCGTCGGTGTAGGTGATCGACACCATGTGATCGGTGAAGTGCTGCCCGAATCCGGGATTCGACAGAACCTCCTGTCGCCGCTCCGCAGAGCTCGGTGAAGGATGCTGGACGCGGGCGAATTCGAGGACACCTGTCATGGGGGACAATGGTACAACCGCCCGCAGAACCGTTATCTGGTGTGGTCCTCGACGAACGGCGGAGCCACCACTTCGGCACGCAGCGATCGTCCGCGCACGTCCACGGCCACTTCGTCGCCCGGCTCGAGTCCGGCGGAGGTGTCGAGGAGCGCGAGGGCGATGCCGATCTTGAGGGTCGGAGAGAAGGTGCCCGAGGTGGTCCGCCCGACCTCGTCGCCGTCGCGTCGCACGGTCAGATCCTGACGCAGGACGCCGCGGTCGAGTGCCCGCAGGCCCCACAGTTTCCGCGCCGGGCCCGCCTCCTTCTCGCGGAGCAAGGCGTCGCGCCCCCAGAACTGCGGCTTCTTCCAGCCCACGGCCCAGCCGACCCGCGCCTCGAGCGGGGAGATGTCGACGGAGAGCTCGTGCCCGTGCAGCGCGTAGCCCATCTCGGTGCGCAGGGTGTCGCGGGCGCCGAGACCGGCGGCCTGGCCGCCCTGCGCACGGACGGCGTCGAGCAGGGCGCGGAAGACGCGTTCGGCGTCGTCCCAGCGCGGCAGCACCTCGTAGCCGCGTTCACCGGTGTAGCCGCTGCGGCACACGCGCACCGGAGCACCCTCGTACTCGGCGTCGGCGAAGCCCATGTAGGCGATGTCGGTGGGCAGGCCGAGCGCCTCGAGGACCTCGCCGGACTTCGGTCCCTGGACGGCGAACACCGCGTGATCGCGATGCTGGTTCGTCACTGTGACGCCGGCCGGCGCCGCGGCGGCCAGTGCTTCGACGACCGCCGCGGTGTTGGCCGCATTCGGAACGAGGAAGAGCTCGTCGTCGGAGACGTGGTAGACGATCAGGTCGTCGACGACACCGCCGTTCTCGGTGCAGCACAGCGTGTACTGCGCCTTGCCGGGACCGATCCGGGTGAGGTCGTTGCTGAGCGTGGTGTTGAGGAACTCGGCGGCACCCGGTCCGGCG harbors:
- the gcvT gene encoding glycine cleavage system aminomethyltransferase GcvT — protein: MSDEELKQGPIHTVHVELGATFAPFGGWEMPVSYAGTVAEHTAVRENVGLFDVSHLGKALVAGPGAAEFLNTTLSNDLTRIGPGKAQYTLCCTENGGVVDDLIVYHVSDDELFLVPNAANTAAVVEALAAAAPAGVTVTNQHRDHAVFAVQGPKSGEVLEALGLPTDIAYMGFADAEYEGAPVRVCRSGYTGERGYEVLPRWDDAERVFRALLDAVRAQGGQAAGLGARDTLRTEMGYALHGHELSVDISPLEARVGWAVGWKKPQFWGRDALLREKEAGPARKLWGLRALDRGVLRQDLTVRRDGDEVGRTTSGTFSPTLKIGIALALLDTSAGLEPGDEVAVDVRGRSLRAEVVAPPFVEDHTR